Part of the Vanessa atalanta chromosome 1, ilVanAtal1.2, whole genome shotgun sequence genome is shown below.
CAATAGGTTTCGCATTGGTTCTTTAGAATAATTGCTTACAATGCAATTTCAATAAGCTTTTGAAATAATCTAGGTATGAATTGAAATGTTCATTAGTTCGTATtgaaaaattcatacaaaatataaatggcAATCAAAAAATTTTgatcattacaaaaaaatcaacTGAGCACCATTTATGAACCACTATTTCCTTCGTAAACTCTTCGAAAATTGAAGAAAGAAACTCAACATatccaaacaaaaataaaacataggaACATCaacaaagataatatttataacgttacCTGGAAATCAAGACCTCTAGGTGATCCCTCCATCAATACGAGCAATGTATCCTTGATTATGTTGAATGTCGTGATTAGGACCAGCACGGAAAAGAGGAACGTGCAGATCGGATCCACTAGATTCCATTCaggctataaaaaaataacgatttcaTGTATAAACATCTTAAatcaataatactaatattaaaaaacaaattatttgctAGTGAATGTTATTTAAAGCATTAAAAAGAACCAAAATTTGgagttacattacatacatagtttctaatcaaaataaaacgaaatctaACAATATTTCGCTTGTTAATATTCCTCAGGCTCGTATAATAATGGGACAGTAATGAAACCTAATCAGAAATACATCAGGAGCAGGAAAAACGACTTCACGTGCTTTCTAAGGCACGAAATTTAATATTGACCAATGATGAGTACATCTACTACGAAGAATTTCCAAAATGATAACTAAGATAACCGGTAACTTCTTTGGCCCAACCCAGCCAACCGGCCTCagcagttttatataaaaatgtatagagCAGAACTCACCTTAAAGTATATAACGATAGCTGCGATCATTACTCCGAAGCTCTGCAAGAAATCTCCAAGCACATGTATAAAAGCGGCTCGAACGTTGATGTTCTCAGCGTGATGATCATGTTGGTGGGAAGATGAACTCTCCGCGTCCGAATCTGAACGTTCCTTCTAACAAAAAGTGTACATTATAAGGGATGGTTTCAGTTTGTGttgcataaaaaaagaaatccaGCGTGTCTCACATTACAGTTATAACTtctaaaagataattaatttggaGTTTAAAATGTGAAGCCCCTTCGGATTTTGCGGGGCATATTTGAAATACTTTGTTTTAacccaaaaatatttgaatatttgtgcTTTTTTACTGAACTGGTAGAAATGGTATAGTCATTGATACTCACTTTATTATTGAGTACAGGATTGTTTCCTCCATGAGAATGTCCGTGACCACCGCCGCCTCCGTGACTGTGACCATGCTGGTGTAAGGTTAGACCCAtgctgaaattaaattttagatagcattaaaaaaatactaaatctcTAATTGttctatgtaaaaatataaaaaacaaattatatttttactgtgaTAGTTTGAAGTTTCAATAATCAGTTTTGATTAAAGCGGCTGCCAGTTCAGAAAAAAAGGCACTAAAGTAGTTCCAACTTACACAAGATTAACTGCTACTCCCACAGCAGAGGTAATAAGCATGACAGTGGCGTTAATCTCGAATTCCTTGTAAATTACTCTTTGCACTGCCATGTACACTAGCACGCCAGTTACCACCCAGATTAAAAGAACCGATGTAAGAGCACCTATTACTTCCGCCCTGTACCACCCGAAGGGCATTctgaaaacaaaaatgtttatggggttataatataatatttttttgtgtttttctgACAGAGTAGAATCGAGCTATTCCATCTAAGCTCGCGAGTGTCACAAGAGTGAACTAGGTGACTATTTGTTAAGATCTTTGATTTCAGTATCGTAGACGACACgaacatataaaatatgctCGGGACCTAACGACCAGTTACGTTTGGCATCAGGTAAGCGGCAGTCGAATTAGTCTTCCAAATCTTCCGCTGAAAAATCTTTCCGATGAGAGAAAGCGAATGGTGGTTATGACGTGTTACTTAtttcaacttaaataaatatgagactaaatatttcaaaaaataaaaagactgTCATCAATTATGGGACATAATCCTGCTTACCTTCTCGTGGCAGGTCTACTTGCGACCCATAATGAAAACAATGATATCATAAAACTAGCGAAGTCTGTTAATAGATGTGCAGCATCCGTCGCTATCGCGAGACTGTTTGATAAATAACCACCTAAAACATGCAACGGTTAAGTATTAATCGatgctatttttaaatgcaaCCAAATATGGCCCTGAATTCAACTCACCAACAATTTCTCctatcataaatattacacataatacactagctattattaattttcttcgtGCTCTCTTATCTATTTCTTCATTTCTTGATCTGTGACAATGTCCTGAAAGTTAAgcgagaaattatttaaatgattatatataaataattttattatcagttaAATTTTAAGTGTTATATCAACTAACGTTCTACTTCACTTATACTGCCGTTGCGTATTTCACCATCATCACCATCCGCACTTGTTTCTATTACCGCACAGCAGCCAGTGGAGGGATTTCCGTGGACGCAGAATATGACACGCCTACCGCGTGCTGGACTGTCTGTTCCATAAGTCGCCTTACCCTCTTTGAATCTGCAGACAAGTATTAAGTTTCCATTCGAAAATTATTGTTATCTCGAAGTTTTGTGGTGACAAATAATCAGTGTACGGTTTTTTCTTTTCAAGTTCAAGAACTTAAATCTCATCTTGTCTAAGACTgggaattgatattttaatcaaactcaATTGCacctatgttttataaattattgtgttccaaTCTGTGCTTAACCTTCCTTATACAGAACTTAtctattaatgtatattatacacaaaattCACGTACAACATCAATCAGGAAACGTTTTAATAACAATCACCCAACCTTTGACAATAGCTTGCATGAATAGAAACAAACATTGAGCTATGATAATACGAAAGTCTATTACAAATGAACCCAATACTGACTGACCTTactgagtttattttaaaatctcacAAAACAGTAATGCATTATGATGCCAGATGTAGTCCTAATAGACGAATCgagtatttaaaactaaattgacatttaattggtGCATTTGTTTCCATTCGATCCGAAATTGTCAAACATTATATCATacttggtttatttaaaattgaccgTGATACTAACAAACTTAAAATACCtacgtgtatatttatttaaaaagataattctACTATCGAGAATCCATGACTTTAGACATGAAATGTGTTTACTATGTTGCTATCATTCCAGCATATAAAGTAACATCGTCACACGAGTAAACAAGCGTTTACAATGATTATTCTATTCAAGATCAATTTAATGCAGCAAACGAGGCATTTATTGCAATTCAACTGCATTACCCAACTGTGACTCTTTTATCGCAATTGATGcaataaatctaaaatagatatataatctatttttatgttatactttttaatgGGACTTGAAATTCTAATGAACGGACTTAGTATCTCAAATGAAAACCAACTGGCGATGCTATTGCTTTACCTATAagtaggtccttcaaaaattattattattatattcaatgtcaagtatatatatatttggcttttatttatgccgaGAGGGAGAGATGTCACGtgcgaaataaatattatagtatttgtaaTTTGGCCGTGAGGGAGCGGTAATAACGACAGACAGACGTAGTTTCGtacttatattagtatagattgtaaaagaattatacaaaaataatgtagcGTCAATAACGCAATGGATTACTGGTCGcctaacaatataaaatttatatgttgtctatggtgaccacttaccatcaggtggcccatttgcacatCCACCTAcagatacaataacaaaaaaaaaaaaacaaaaaaaacattgggGCATGCTACTATGATTCAATATACAACTAATTTTACAAGAAATCGAAATAAAAGTTGAAATAAGTAGTCGTATGAAAGACGCGACTGTTTAAACAAACAGCCCAATTCTTTAAGGTGGTTACGAAGACAAATGATCCAAAGAAATCTATGAAGGTTCTCGTCAACGCATCATTAACTAAGTCAATGATTACTTGTGTTTGACTTTAAAACAACTTATctgtaaagataaattaaactgAACCGAATACTTTGTTTCATACGCAAAGtccacagaaaaaaaaaaaaaaaacaatatcaagtatttaatgttttctgttaatattttttgtttgatttacatTTCCATTAAAGTTCCATTTACAGTTCAATATATGCaacgaaattatatattcagTACCCTGATTATGATAATAAGGTTTATGATGATATATTTGAAGGCTACAGCTGTTAAAGgcatttataaagtatttccgTTGAGTATTCCATTGATAGCGAATACACAACAAATGAGCTACCGATAGAAGTACAGATTCAATAGAAGTTTAACGCATACCATGGACGATTGTAGTAACAATTTaatccaatttaaatatttagttttttattaaatcttatatattatagcgtaagccgatttttgtcccagcgattatgggacgatggctgcacataaaaaacggttgattgtaatttatgaaattgttacgacttaacaaagaattagttttagagagcggaaaaaagttactggccacgtAGAGAACGGCACTAtgtctgtataaaaaaaaaaaaacgattaatgtaaatcgtgcgaacagacgtcgtaTGTTCAGTTTGAGGTATCCTATATTCTAATCCTGGActgaagatttaaaataatttaaatttaattttgaatgagTATTCCCCCATACCACCGGAAAAACTCGTAAGCACTTAATTGCAGCGAGATCAAAATGAAAAACGAAGATATGTCATCAGTACTTTCAAAAAGGAGTGTTATGTGTCgtcaacaataaaatttatatcccACTCTGGCCTGCCTATGGCCATCTAGCCATTTACTCACTGCCTAATGTATAATACGACCCTGACATCCGCGAGCACTTGTTGAAATATCcaaattgaaaaaatgtaaCTATGACCGCTATCAACACAAATAATAGTTAGCAATAAACAGTTCAAACCCAAGGCTGATGTGGAAAACGTAGCACGTGAGCCCGACATTCGCTgcacagtttatttatttaaattaattattcataaataattactagaataaaaacaagaaatatattataatggacCGTTTTATAcgtcttatatttttatgtttaattagctagtttaatataaatcaagtgAATTATGAAACTATTGTCGATTGAATCATATTTGTAATTTCGATCGTTACTAAATTTGAAGTcagtattaaaatgtaattaattgtataaagcTAGCACCAGCGcttcgaaatgtagattttacAGAGGAGGACCGGCAAGAAGATCAGTCGTACTCTTTTTCAGAAAAAACGACTTAATCTAAacagtcgcaggatcgatcttgACTCCTACTCTGCGACAGTCATCCCAACTCCTAACAGAAGCTTAATTGAAAGGGAAAATAGGAATACTAGTAATTctttacagtaaaatatttatactttttaaatgacaaaaaaaacaagtaataa
Proteins encoded:
- the LOC125064844 gene encoding zinc transporter 2-like isoform X2, translating into MSSNKNSENYQNDSKLNGLSAALVDKGLTPLSGRYRSKSLSSDKLNKTNADRAAILEDVEAHYITDKLETPGCLVKNKIMEQGTQSTLNGFKEGKATYGTDSPARGRRVIFCVHGNPSTGCCAVIETSADGDDGEIRNGSISEVERHCHRSRNEEIDKRARRKLIIASVLCVIFMIGEIVGGYLSNSLAIATDAAHLLTDFASFMISLFSLWVASRPATRRMPFGWYRAEVIGALTSVLLIWVVTGVLVYMAVQRVIYKEFEINATVMLITSAVGVAVNLVMGLTLHQHGHSHGGGGGHGHSHGGNNPVLNNKERSDSDAESSSSHQHDHHAENINVRAAFIHVLGDFLQSFGVMIAAIVIYFKPEWNLVDPICTFLFSVLVLITTFNIIKDTLLVLMEGSPRGLDFQEVANTFLSLPGVVRIHNLRMWALSLDKTALSAHLAIRNGVSPQKVLEQATRLVHDKYNFFEMTLQIEEFNDGMEECSQCKMPQS
- the LOC125064844 gene encoding zinc transporter 2-like isoform X3 yields the protein MLFPTVLIRFAKEYISDCRRMSGFKEGKATYGTDSPARGRRVIFCVHGNPSTGCCAVIETSADGDDGEIRNGSISEVERHCHRSRNEEIDKRARRKLIIASVLCVIFMIGEIVGGYLSNSLAIATDAAHLLTDFASFMISLFSLWVASRPATRRMPFGWYRAEVIGALTSVLLIWVVTGVLVYMAVQRVIYKEFEINATVMLITSAVGVAVNLVMGLTLHQHGHSHGGGGGHGHSHGGNNPVLNNKKERSDSDAESSSSHQHDHHAENINVRAAFIHVLGDFLQSFGVMIAAIVIYFKPEWNLVDPICTFLFSVLVLITTFNIIKDTLLVLMEGSPRGLDFQEVANTFLSLPGVVRIHNLRMWALSLDKTALSAHLAIRNGVSPQKVLEQATRLVHDKYNFFEMTLQIEEFNDGMEECSQCKMPQS
- the LOC125064844 gene encoding zinc transporter 2-like isoform X1; its protein translation is MSSNKNSENYQNDSKLNGLSAALVDKGLTPLSGRYRSKSLSSDKLNKTNADRAAILEDVEAHYITDKLETPGCLVKNKIMEQGTQSTLNGFKEGKATYGTDSPARGRRVIFCVHGNPSTGCCAVIETSADGDDGEIRNGSISEVERHCHRSRNEEIDKRARRKLIIASVLCVIFMIGEIVGGYLSNSLAIATDAAHLLTDFASFMISLFSLWVASRPATRRMPFGWYRAEVIGALTSVLLIWVVTGVLVYMAVQRVIYKEFEINATVMLITSAVGVAVNLVMGLTLHQHGHSHGGGGGHGHSHGGNNPVLNNKKERSDSDAESSSSHQHDHHAENINVRAAFIHVLGDFLQSFGVMIAAIVIYFKPEWNLVDPICTFLFSVLVLITTFNIIKDTLLVLMEGSPRGLDFQEVANTFLSLPGVVRIHNLRMWALSLDKTALSAHLAIRNGVSPQKVLEQATRLVHDKYNFFEMTLQIEEFNDGMEECSQCKMPQS
- the LOC125064844 gene encoding zinc transporter 2-like isoform X4; translation: MTEDTKPLLLFKEGKATYGTDSPARGRRVIFCVHGNPSTGCCAVIETSADGDDGEIRNGSISEVERHCHRSRNEEIDKRARRKLIIASVLCVIFMIGEIVGGYLSNSLAIATDAAHLLTDFASFMISLFSLWVASRPATRRMPFGWYRAEVIGALTSVLLIWVVTGVLVYMAVQRVIYKEFEINATVMLITSAVGVAVNLVMGLTLHQHGHSHGGGGGHGHSHGGNNPVLNNKKERSDSDAESSSSHQHDHHAENINVRAAFIHVLGDFLQSFGVMIAAIVIYFKPEWNLVDPICTFLFSVLVLITTFNIIKDTLLVLMEGSPRGLDFQEVANTFLSLPGVVRIHNLRMWALSLDKTALSAHLAIRNGVSPQKVLEQATRLVHDKYNFFEMTLQIEEFNDGMEECSQCKMPQS